One Myxococcota bacterium genomic region harbors:
- a CDS encoding sigma-54 dependent transcriptional regulator — MERPRILIVDDDTAMREMLASLFQEQSYETIEASSANAALDLAKDAEFDVVLSDIKMPGKSGIALVGELRQLRPQTPVVLMTAFGSVQSAVDAMRAGALDYLTKPFEPEQVLLRIERALERRRLEEENQQLRSSVERTANFGDLIGESPAMREVFAMIRKVAAGRSSVLITGESGTGKEVVARTLHYHGSRQERPFLPINCTAIPEGLLESELFGHVRGAFTGATSTKRGLFEKANGGTLFLDEIGDMGAGPQSKLLRVLQDQEIRPVGGTQAVQVDVRIVAATNQDLSEAIEEGRFREDLFYRLNVIPIHIPPLRERPEDIPALVKAFVARHGDGTRSFSADSIRRLQQEAWRGNARELENFVERSLALSDASVLQVTDLPALDGLDHTDTDAEETELVLREAARRGITLRELEDRYIDQVLLHTGGRKGEAAQRLGIDRKTLYRRQPQRPN; from the coding sequence ATGGAACGTCCGCGGATCCTGATCGTCGACGACGACACCGCCATGCGCGAAATGCTGGCCTCCCTGTTCCAGGAGCAGTCCTACGAGACGATCGAGGCGTCTTCGGCGAACGCGGCACTCGATCTGGCGAAGGACGCCGAGTTCGACGTCGTCCTGTCCGACATCAAGATGCCCGGGAAGTCAGGGATCGCGCTGGTGGGCGAGTTGCGTCAGCTCCGGCCCCAGACCCCGGTCGTGTTGATGACCGCCTTCGGAAGCGTCCAGTCGGCGGTGGATGCGATGCGGGCCGGCGCACTCGATTACCTGACGAAGCCCTTCGAGCCCGAACAGGTGTTGCTCCGCATCGAGCGCGCCCTCGAACGGCGCCGGCTCGAGGAAGAGAACCAGCAGCTGCGGAGCTCGGTAGAGCGCACCGCGAACTTCGGCGACCTGATCGGTGAAAGCCCCGCCATGCGCGAGGTCTTCGCGATGATTCGCAAGGTCGCGGCGGGTCGCAGCAGCGTGCTGATCACCGGCGAGAGCGGCACCGGGAAAGAGGTGGTGGCGCGGACGCTCCACTATCACGGCTCGCGCCAGGAGCGTCCCTTCCTGCCGATCAACTGCACGGCGATTCCCGAGGGCCTCCTCGAGAGCGAGCTCTTCGGACACGTGCGCGGGGCCTTCACCGGGGCAACCTCGACGAAGCGCGGTCTCTTCGAGAAGGCGAACGGTGGCACGCTCTTCCTCGACGAGATCGGGGACATGGGCGCCGGGCCGCAGTCGAAGCTCTTGCGGGTGCTGCAGGACCAGGAGATCCGCCCCGTCGGCGGGACCCAGGCGGTGCAGGTCGATGTACGCATCGTCGCCGCGACGAACCAGGACCTGTCCGAAGCGATCGAGGAGGGCCGATTCCGCGAAGACCTCTTCTACCGACTGAACGTCATCCCGATCCACATTCCGCCGCTCCGCGAGCGACCCGAGGACATCCCGGCGTTGGTGAAGGCCTTCGTGGCGCGACACGGCGATGGTACGCGGAGCTTCTCGGCCGACTCGATTCGTCGACTCCAACAGGAAGCCTGGCGGGGCAACGCCCGCGAGCTCGAGAACTTCGTGGAGCGGAGCCTCGCACTCTCCGACGCCTCGGTCCTCCAGGTGACCGACCTCCCCGCGCTCGACGGACTGGATCACACCGACACCGACGCCGAGGAGACCGAACTCGTGTTGCGCGAGGCGGCGCGGCGGGGGATCACCCTGCGCGAGCTCGAGGATCGCTACATCGATCAGGTGCTCCTGCACACCGGCGGCCGGAAGGGCGAGGCGGCCCAGCGGCTGGGCATCGATCGCAAGACCCTCTACCGGCGTCAGCCCCAGCGCCCGAACTGA
- a CDS encoding protoglobin domain-containing protein — translation MSKEPLATRLAYLELGESEFALLRELATPLEAHADELVQAFYRHLLSFDVTRNLLRDPATKERLLGKQRVYLISLASTSVGVEREAQLRRIGEVHVEVGLEPQWYLGAYSLYFNLLTPLVMQTYEREPEKATRTLVALQKRLTLDAELAIDAYIERHEAQLAYMADELAREGRQLQADLRDQDETLRETTRRARVAEELASIATLVAGLAHEIGTPMGVIQGHAKLLESKVSDDDARWRLTTIQEQIGRISRIIQTLLNMARPGSKAHRPVALRPLIEQTLSFVSEKLERRAITLHAEFADAPSVAGDAERLQQLFLNLFLNAADAMPDGGDLTVVLAPDPAGVRVEVSDTGIGIAPEDLARIFEPFYTTKDAGQGNGLGLMVSHGIVADHGGAIDVESDVGEGTRFRIVLPTSPPPSATARGN, via the coding sequence ATGTCCAAGGAACCCCTGGCCACCCGGCTCGCCTATCTCGAACTGGGCGAGAGCGAGTTCGCGCTGCTCCGCGAGCTCGCGACGCCCCTCGAGGCCCACGCGGACGAGCTGGTTCAGGCGTTCTACCGGCATCTGCTCTCCTTCGACGTGACCCGCAACCTGCTGCGCGACCCCGCGACGAAGGAGCGGCTGCTCGGCAAGCAGCGCGTCTACCTGATCTCGCTCGCCTCCACCTCCGTCGGTGTCGAGCGCGAAGCCCAGCTACGGCGCATCGGCGAGGTCCACGTGGAAGTCGGCCTCGAGCCCCAGTGGTATCTCGGTGCCTACTCGCTCTACTTCAACCTGTTGACTCCGTTGGTGATGCAGACCTACGAACGCGAACCCGAGAAGGCGACCCGCACTCTGGTCGCCTTGCAGAAGCGCCTGACCCTCGATGCCGAGTTGGCGATCGACGCCTACATCGAGCGGCACGAGGCGCAGCTGGCCTACATGGCGGATGAGCTGGCGCGCGAGGGGCGTCAGCTCCAGGCCGACCTGCGCGACCAGGACGAGACGCTGCGGGAGACGACGCGACGCGCGCGCGTGGCCGAAGAGCTGGCCTCGATCGCGACCCTCGTCGCCGGGCTGGCCCACGAGATCGGTACGCCGATGGGCGTGATCCAAGGCCACGCGAAGCTCCTCGAGAGCAAGGTGAGTGACGACGATGCGCGCTGGCGTCTCACGACGATCCAGGAGCAGATCGGGCGCATCTCCCGGATCATCCAGACGCTGCTCAACATGGCGCGTCCCGGATCGAAGGCGCATCGCCCGGTGGCCCTGCGTCCGCTGATCGAACAGACGCTCTCCTTCGTCTCGGAGAAGCTCGAACGACGCGCCATCACGCTGCACGCCGAGTTCGCCGACGCGCCGTCGGTGGCGGGAGACGCAGAGCGTCTGCAGCAGCTCTTCTTGAACCTGTTCTTGAACGCGGCCGACGCGATGCCCGACGGTGGCGACCTCACGGTCGTGCTGGCGCCGGACCCCGCCGGGGTCCGCGTCGAGGTGTCGGACACGGGGATCGGCATCGCACCCGAAGATCTCGCGCGGATCTTCGAGCCTTTCTACACCACGAAGGACGCGGGCCAGGGCAACGGCCTGGGCCTGATGGTGTCCCACGGCATCGTCGCCGATCACGGCGGCGCGATCGACGTCGAGAGCGACGTCGGCGAGGGCACGCGGTTCCGGATCGTGCTCCCCACGTCGCCTCCGCCGTCGGCCACCGCGCGAGGAAACTGA
- a CDS encoding universal stress protein produces the protein MSLFQRILVPVDFSGHAAQALDTAIALAKRFDGSIDVLHSYPIAVGAMTPYGVPFPDTLEKDWRAAAQRTLDAWGEKVSAAGIPVRVHLTSLPASEAAVELAEDEGIDLIVMGTRGLTGLKHVLLGSVAERTLRHAPCAVLTVKADPDDAAA, from the coding sequence ATGAGCTTGTTCCAACGCATCCTGGTTCCCGTCGACTTCTCGGGGCACGCCGCACAGGCCCTGGACACGGCGATCGCGCTGGCGAAGCGCTTCGACGGGTCGATCGACGTGCTGCATTCCTACCCGATCGCGGTCGGCGCGATGACGCCCTACGGGGTCCCGTTCCCCGACACCCTCGAGAAGGACTGGCGCGCCGCGGCCCAGCGCACCCTCGACGCCTGGGGCGAAAAGGTGAGCGCGGCGGGCATTCCGGTACGGGTCCATCTGACGTCGTTGCCCGCTTCGGAAGCAGCCGTCGAGTTGGCCGAGGACGAGGGCATCGACCTGATCGTGATGGGCACGCGCGGGCTCACGGGTTTGAAACACGTTCTGCTCGGCAGCGTTGCCGAACGCACGCTGCGCCACGCGCCGTGTGCGGTGCTGACCGTCAAGGCCGACCCCGACGACGCGGCCGCTTGA